GCTGTGCATATGGTGTTCAAGGATGTTGTCGACGCGCACCGGCTGAAAAGTGCCTGCGCCTACGTGCAGCGTCACAAAGGCACGATTAATGCCTTTATCGGCAAGGGCATCCAGCAGCGGCTGATCAAAGTGCAGCCCGGCGGTCGGCGCCGCCACCGCGCCGTCACGCCGAGCATAGACGGTCTGGTAGCGCTCACGGTCGCTGAGTTCGTCTTCGCGGGTAATGTAGGGCGGCAGCGGCATATGGCCGTGCTTTTCAAGCAGCGCAATCATCGGCGTATCGCCCAAAAATCGCAGCTCAAACAGCGCATCACGGCGGCCTTCTACAATGGCGTGAATATCACCCTCGAAAATCAGCTCGGTGCCGGGCTTCGGGGATTTACTCGAGCGAATATGCGCCAAACCGCGGTGGGCATCCAGTGGGCGCTCCAACAGCATCTCCACTTTGCCGCCGCTGGCCTTATGGCCGTGCAGGCGCGCTGGAATTACCCGGGTGTCGTTAAACACCAGTAGGTCGCCGGGTTCCAGAAGCTCAAGCAAATCGGGAAAACGGCGGTGTTCCAACGCGCCGCTCTGGCCATCCACGCACAGCAAACGGCAGTCGCTACGCTGTTCAGAAGGGTAGCGAGCAATTAATTCGTCGGGTAGCTCGTAATGAAAATCCGCGCGCTGCATGGCGTATAACTCTTAACGTTGATCAAACAGGCGGCATAGGATAGCGCTTTGGCTGCATAAAGTCAGTCAATGTGATTGACCTACCTCGTTAATTACGTATAATGCGCATCCATTGCCGGTATGGCGGAATTGGTAGACGCAGCGGATTCAAAATCCGCCGCCTTTACGGGTGTGCCAGTTCGAGTCTGGCTACCGGCACCATCTTTAAAATCAGGCACTTAGGTGCCTTCTTTTGTGTCTGCGATTTGAGTTTTTCCCTTCCTAAGTCCCTGATTGTGTCCACAAAGTGTCAACGGAGAGTTCGGCGCTTACTTTTTCTTCTTAACCAAACTTTCAACCACCAGCTTTCGATAAAGAGCAACCAGCTCGGCACTTTTGGAATCTTCGTGCCAGCTAGCGGCGTAGGTGTGGGCGCGTTCGGTTAGCTGTTGGCGCAGGGTTTCATCATTTAGCAGGTGGTTGACCTTGGCGGCGAAGTCGTCATGGTTATCCTCGGCGATCAGGCAGCCTTCTCCTTCTTTTAATACATCCAGCGTGCCCATCATGGCGGTGGAAACCACCGGTGTGCCTAGCGCCATCGCTTCCAGCAGCACTAGCCCCTGGGTTTCCGTGCGTGATGCAAATACAAAAACGTCGGCGGCGCGGTAGGCGGCTTGCAGTGGGCCGTGGCGGTCGAGATAGCCAAGGAAAAGTACGGCGTCTGCCACGCCAACTTCCTGGGCGCGCCGGACAAGCGAGTCATGGGCCGGGCCTTCGCCGGTAATGATCAGCCGGGCGGTGGGGTGTTCGGCTAATACCTTGGGCAGCATATCGATCAGAAAATCGATGTTCTTCTCAAAGGCAGCGCGGCCTACATAAAGCAGCAGGCGCGCATCTGTAGGCAGATCGTAGTGGGCTCGAAAGTCGCTATCATCCTGGGCTCCTTGAGGGTGGCAGAACGCCTCCAGCGACAAACCGGTGGGAATTACCGTGGAGGGCGTGGTCACGCCGTAGCGGGTAAGGGCTTCCTGCATTGCCCTTGAAGGAGCGACCAAGGCGTCGAGCTGCTGGCACTGGTGCACTGAAAGACGACGCGCGGCAAGTCGCAGCCAGCGTCGTGGAAGCCAGCGGATATAGTGGTGAACATACTCCTCAAACAGGGTGTGGTAGGTCGCTACCACCGGAAGCCCGAGCCGACGCCCCAGCGCTACACCGGCATAGTGAGCGGTAAACGGCGTATGGACATGAATAAGGTCAAAGGCTTCGGCGGCAAGCTGCGGTGCCAGGGCGATCAAGTCCCGATAGCGCATCATGCGATCCTCTGGGTCGCCGGGTACCTGGCGCGAGTCGATGCGCAGTACGCCCGGCTCGTCCACTTGGCCTACGGGATAATCGGGACAGATCAGCGTGACCGAGTGGCCCAAACGCTCAAGGGCACCGCGAAAACTGGCGATAGAGGTGGAAACGCCATTAACGCGAGGGAAGTAGACATCCGAAATCATCAGTATCTTCATACCGCTCAGCGGCGTCTCGGTCGTTGACGCCACTGAGTGAAACAGCGTTAAAGCTGACGCCAGCCGTGCCTCGCGGTCGGCTTTACGCTGCAGGTGAAGGGCATTGCCGTTGGCTAATTGCGTTAGGGCCGCGACTTCCTGGTCACTGAGAGGAGAGCTGAGAGAGGGGCGTCGGCGCTGTGGCATGTTGTTTGGACTCTTTTGGCAGCTTATTGCCACGCTAACCTGAGTCCATGACTGGCGGATGACAGCCAGTACCCAGCTTGCACCCATCAAGCTGAGTGTTTGTACACAGTGGACGGCTCCCTCGCTTTTTGTTGCCTAGCCGTTTTATAGTGCTGAAACAGCATTCGACGAAATACGGTAACCTTCCATGGCCCTTTTTGAGCTGCACAGCCGCAACTTAGCCCAAGAACAGGTGGCCCATACCCACGACTTCCATCAACTTATTCTGGCTACCTGTGGCGTTACGGAGCTCTCGATGGAGGGGCACGGGGAAAGGGTGACCGCCCGCCGTGGGTGTCTGATTCCTTCGTCGCGCCACCACGAGTACCAGGGCGATGGCAGCAACCGTACCTTGGTGTTGGATATACCCGTTGCCCAGTTAGCGTCGCTTGAGAAAGGCAGCGAGATTGAGCGCCTCTTCGATAAACCGCGCTTTTTCAGCGTCCCTCCCGCGTTAAACCAGCTCACTCACGCCCTGGCCAATCAGCTTGAGCAGTGCCCTGGGCTGCAGAATGAAATAGCTATTCTGCTGCTACGCGCGCTGACCATGTATCTGCATGACGCTACTCCCGCAGCGGTTGGGCAGTTGGGCCAGCACTGTATTAGCGAACGCCTCGACCTTGCTCGTTTGGATGCCTGGCTGGATCAACATCTGGCTGAGG
This Vreelandella neptunia DNA region includes the following protein-coding sequences:
- a CDS encoding glycosyltransferase → MPQRRRPSLSSPLSDQEVAALTQLANGNALHLQRKADREARLASALTLFHSVASTTETPLSGMKILMISDVYFPRVNGVSTSIASFRGALERLGHSVTLICPDYPVGQVDEPGVLRIDSRQVPGDPEDRMMRYRDLIALAPQLAAEAFDLIHVHTPFTAHYAGVALGRRLGLPVVATYHTLFEEYVHHYIRWLPRRWLRLAARRLSVHQCQQLDALVAPSRAMQEALTRYGVTTPSTVIPTGLSLEAFCHPQGAQDDSDFRAHYDLPTDARLLLYVGRAAFEKNIDFLIDMLPKVLAEHPTARLIITGEGPAHDSLVRRAQEVGVADAVLFLGYLDRHGPLQAAYRAADVFVFASRTETQGLVLLEAMALGTPVVSTAMMGTLDVLKEGEGCLIAEDNHDDFAAKVNHLLNDETLRQQLTERAHTYAASWHEDSKSAELVALYRKLVVESLVKKKK
- a CDS encoding helix-turn-helix transcriptional regulator; translated protein: MALFELHSRNLAQEQVAHTHDFHQLILATCGVTELSMEGHGERVTARRGCLIPSSRHHEYQGDGSNRTLVLDIPVAQLASLEKGSEIERLFDKPRFFSVPPALNQLTHALANQLEQCPGLQNEIAILLLRALTMYLHDATPAAVGQLGQHCISERLDLARLDAWLDQHLAEEIRVEQLASLCALSPGHFHSCFRELTGVTPLAYVQRRRLEHARTLVRHSTLSLGHIAMLVGFRDQGSFSRAYRRYFEVSPSSDR
- the queA gene encoding tRNA preQ1(34) S-adenosylmethionine ribosyltransferase-isomerase QueA, translating into MQRADFHYELPDELIARYPSEQRSDCRLLCVDGQSGALEHRRFPDLLELLEPGDLLVFNDTRVIPARLHGHKASGGKVEMLLERPLDAHRGLAHIRSSKSPKPGTELIFEGDIHAIVEGRRDALFELRFLGDTPMIALLEKHGHMPLPPYITREDELSDRERYQTVYARRDGAVAAPTAGLHFDQPLLDALADKGINRAFVTLHVGAGTFQPVRVDNILEHHMHSEWIEVTEATCQQVRETLAAGKRVVAVGTTSVRCLESACMKSSDGQIAPYSGDTDIFIYPGYQWRCVDALITNFHLPESTLLMLVSSFVGYDTIMHAYQRAVAERYAFFSYGDAMLLTR